The Lolium perenne isolate Kyuss_39 chromosome 6, Kyuss_2.0, whole genome shotgun sequence genome segment ATCAGCTTGAGAAGAAGCAACAGCCTGAGAGCTCTGGTAAGGAAGGTGCTGCGAAGCCGGAAAAGTCTGATAAGAAAGATGTGAAACCggaaaaatctgacaagaaaagcACAAGACGGGAAAAGAATAAGTCTGATAAGAAGAGGCGCAAGACTGAAAAATGAAGTTGTTTGTTTTCCTGAACTATTGTATGTTTTGTACTCTCAAGTTATAGTAGTGACACCATCAATGTTTTCCAAGTTTTAACTTGCGGTTTTGGCATTTCATTTCGATATTAGGGGGTGGCAGTTTGTTGAATCTGTGAGATAGAATTAAAAGGAAAAGAAGCTGTCtcattttttttttcttggttCTTATTTATCATGAAAGTGCTGACCTACAAAGGACCTTGTATTGAATTTTAAAGAAGACTTTTAAGGTCGTGGTAAAGGGTGAAAAGCTTGTTGGCAGTGATGGCGTTGTTAATGGTAAACTTGCTCAGACTTGTCAATGATGTTCACTTGGCTAGTCAGAAGCCACAGGAGGGCGAGTGTTCTTTTTATCAATCTTTGGTATCCTACTCCTAAGCATCATCAGACTGAGGCATCTAATACGACAGGCAGTTAGTTTGACCAAAGCTTCCTTGTTGCCAAGTTTGTGGTAGCATAGGTCAATGAGCAGGGGTACCCTTACGCACAACAGTTCTGCTGTAGCTAACATTCTTGAGTTCAAAACCTAACCTACCTGTCGTTGCTGGGATGTTTCAGGTGTTGCATGTCAAGCAAATTGACCATATCAAGATGATCTGACAAATACCGGTAGATCAAAACAGCAAAACCTCTGATTTTCCCAACAAAACCTAGGAAGCGATTGCTTGGAAGATATCGAGATAAAACAAATGAACCGCAGAGAAAGAACAATCAACTGACATAGCCAAGACAGGAGCAAATACACCATTGCCTTATACAATAGATGCACAGTGAACAATCATCTAAAAAGATAATCAAATGCATGTCAACTTTGCATAAAATAGACAGCAGATAGAATCCGCCGATTATATAGAGCATTAAATCCTACAAAGTCACGTTGAGGTCAACTTCTCCAAATAAGACTGCTAAATTCTACAGTTCTAACTTCATAAAAGATGGAACCTGAATTCGTTTCCGCATCTCAGCCGCCAGAACACCACTCTAGATACCTGCGGGGCAATGAGCACCACCTGTCAAACAATTCTGCACTACTCATTGATGCAAAAGCTGCGAGTTACATTTCACATTGTTTATTTCTAGGAAAAGTATAAGCATCAAGTTCATTGCATAGCTTAAACTAAAATCTCAAGGTCAATCATATCAGCGCTACTAGACAAAACAAACACTAGAATGAGATAAAAGTGATATGAGTATAATTAGCCTATATTGGCACACCTTCATCTTCAGTTGTTGACATGTTATCAACTTTTTTGGTCATATCAGATCCCAGTAGAAGCTAAAAGATCAGAGATTTACATGCCTCCATGAGCGGCAAATACTGTCTATTGTTTGTGATCATGGGCACATGAAAAGCTCATGGACCAGATAGTAGAAACATATGGAGGAAACCTCAGGTATACTTCTCAGAAATCCAATCactaacaaagttgaaagaatcaTAATCCAGCGATCATGGTATTTCCTTCTGTCCAAATTGACCCAGTTTCCCCCTTTCTTTTCAAATTAAGGGGCATATCCCTCGATTTCATTGCTGGCAATGAAACCAGATAAACATCATCGTTTGAGATTTACTGTTCCTCCAATCCACACACTTAAGAACATTCTACTAGACTTTCTGAAGACAGACCCAGCTCACGACTAGAACTTCTACCTCCAGGCAACATACAGAAAACTAGAACTTCTACCTCCAGGCCACATAAAGCCAACATAAAAACGTCCATTTTTTGCCAGCCACTTGGTATCAACTAAAAACAACACACTGTGTCCAGCATCATGCTCTTCCTCAAGGTCCTTCCCTACTGAGCACCATCGGCGCCTAGCCCTTCTTCTTACGGAAGATTTCAGCTGCCACACGCAGCAGCGTTCTTGCTCCTCTGTGTTGCAAGCCTCGTCGACCTTTGATCTGAAGAATAGCCCACGAATCCATCCAATGAGCCGTTTGAGCAATTACACTAGTCAGATCATAGAGAAATATATTATTAAAACAGGCAGCATTTCTAGTTTTCCATAAAGCCCACATTACCGCAGTAACACCGGTCACCACTAAACCTCTAATACTAGGAGGAAACAAAAAATCCCAACCAATAATGTCAGAAACTGATTTAAAATCTAGCCATCGAGCAGTGTACAAAAAGATGATCGATACTCTCATTCTCACTACAGAAAAGACATCTACCACTGCCCTCCCAACCTCTATGCTTCAAAACATCTCTAGTTAAAATACTTTTCTTAAAAATAACCATAAGAACACTTTAATCTTAAGAGGAACCTTAGTAAACCATAACTTTTTAAAAGGACACCTACCTTGATTCATTTTTCAAGCAGAATATAGAGATTTAACCGTAAACTGACCGGATTTCTCCAACAACCATTTACATTTATCTCTCTGTTCAGTTAACACAACCTCACCACACaaattttgtaactccatccacatATTCGCAGTTTCCCCTTGCAAAGTTCTTCTGAATCTCACGCAATTCCAGCCTTCTTCAAAAACTTCAGCTACCCGAATACCAGTACTAAAAGTTAAATTATataatctagcaaactttatattaaAAGGGGCTTCTCCAACCAATAAATCCTCCCAGAAACGAGTATTTAACCAATTGCCTACCACTTTCCTACAATATTTATAGAAAACATCTCTAACATCTAAAATTTCCCCCCTCCATACAGTATTTAAAATATAAGTTGGCAACTACTTTACTTGCAATGGCAAACATAATAATGTGACAGCAGCACTGGATTTTTTTATGATGAATCTGGTCATGTGACTTTGATCATGTGGTCAACAAAACTTATGAGGCATCCATTGTGAACAACATCGAAGAAACTGGACCTTGCATAAACCATACCACACTACAAGTTACCAAAATCTAGCTTGGTGGCTTGAACTAGAAAAGATTACGTGGAGCTAACAACCAATTACAGAACTTACAGCATTACCTGCTAAAGCAATGCATCTGAATAGTACATCTAACTGGACATTCATCTTATATTGTGCAAGGGCTCAGCTCCAGCATGTTCAGCACCAACGCCCATTTCTACAATAATAATAAGGCACACAATCAATGATACAGAAATGAAAAGATATTACCTACAATGTAAAGGCAGGCTATTACCTGGAGTATAGACACTTGAAAATGGTTGAAAGACACTGGGTATCTTTTTGAACTCTACAGGAAGTTTCTTGCACTGCATTGACTCTGTGTGGACCGTGAATATTCCGATACCGTCAACTGTCCCCAGGATCAGCATATTGCTTTCATCCGCGAAGTCTATGTCCAATCTGTCCCCTGACCTCAGCGGAAGAAGTTTGTTCAGATGAACGGTTTTTGTCAGTCGCCATGTCGATACACCATCAGGATCAGTCTCCCTCTTCCAGAGTTGTGCTGTGTGACCCAAAACAGAGACCAAGCCAAGTCCACCACCCTGCGCCGACATAATCCATCCCTCCATATGTAATGGAATCACAGCTAGGTTCTGCCTGTCCAAATCGAACTCAAGGATGGCATTACTCGAATTCCCATGAAGCGACCAGTAGAGGGAACGCCCAACCCTGGAGCCCGACGTGGCCACGTCGTGTGTGCGTAGAACTTGAAGCGGCGTGGATGTCTGAATGAGATCACCCCATGCGCCGGTATCCGAGGAGTAAACGCAAGCAACCGCTCGCGCGTTACGTCCCTTGAAGCAGCGCACAAACACCACCTGGAACTGGAAACGGTCGCCGTctccggcagcagcagcagcagagcgAAGCACCATCCCGCTGTAGAACTTGTCCATGTTGCGGAAAACCGGCGGAAGGAGCAGGCTGCGCCGGTCGCCGGTGACGGGGTCCCACACCAGAACCTGGCCCGGGTGCACGTTGACAAGCAGAGCGAGGCCGTCGCGGCAGCAGACGATCCGGCAGTTCTCCGTGCGGCCAGTGATCTGCAGGCGGAAGCGCTCTAGCGGGATGCGGTTGGGGGGATCCAGGGTAGGGTGGAAGTATATACCGATGTCTTCCTCGGTGAAGAAACCGAGGACGGGGGCAGCGCCGCGGGAGCGGTGGTGGGCGCGGAAGCGGCGGAGGAAGCCGGGGTCGCGGACGAGAAGGCGCCAGCGCCTGCAGGTGAGGGAGACGCGCGGGAGGGAGGATGGCTGCGGGGGGAGCCGGAGGAGTATCTCCGCGATGAGGTCGTCATCCTCGAGCGGcgccgccggcgacgaggtgggatggcggcggcggcagaaTGTCATTTCGCTCTAGCTCTCCGTGGGGGGAACTGAACTGGGAAATgagttctcttttttttttcgataaagggaatatattaatatcaaaacgataccaattacacccagcctctgcaacaacgcactaccctaatggcactacggatgcacacagccaaaaagaagaaaagaaaactaagaaacaaaagttccgctacagtatctcgggcctaacaacagcaatacatccaccgccaagacaacacctgacatCGTTGGGGGCCGAGGAGGTACGGGTGTTTCACGGGGAAGAAGACGACCCGCTCTTGGGCATGCGGGTGTTGCAAGTAGCTGGGAAGAAGACAACCGGCACTTGGGCTCGGCCCACGATTCGTCCAACGCAATCGTCTGTGGTGTCCATGACGCTAAAGGCGTTGAAGAGGAGGACCCCCTATTTCGTATTTAAACATACCCTCTTTCTCTCGTAAAAGATGTCTCAACTTTTTCTAAATTTCGATGTATCTCGACACACCGCTAAAATTTAGGTAAAGTTGACATCTTTTTATGGGGAGGAGGAAGGTACTCGCTGAATGTCTTCTTATCTTCTCTTTTTGCTGTTTTAGTACAAACAATGAACGCTATAAAAAATATACAAGTATATTAATCCAAGTATAAgataggtagcactcaagcattttactttggaatggcagaaaataccatgtagtaggtaggtatggtggacacaaatggcatagtttttggctcaagaatttggatgcacgagaagtaatctctctcaatacaaggcttaggctagcaaggttgtttgaagcaaacacaagtatgaaccggtacagcaaaactcacataagaacatattgcaagcattataaaactctacaccgtcctccttgttgctcaaacccttaccagaaaatatctagaccttagagagaccaatcatgcaaaccaaattttagcaagctctaggtatttcttcactaataggtgcaaggtatatgatgcaaaagcttaaacatgagcacaacaattgctaagtatcaaattattcaagacattataccaatttaccacatgtagcatttcccgtttccaacaatataacaattaacgaagcagtttcaaccttcgccatgaacattatgagtaaagccaagaacatatgtgttcatatgcaacagcggagcgtgtctctctcccacacaatgaatgctatgatccaactttattcaaacaaaacaaaaataaaaacatacagacgctccaagtaaagcacataagatgtgatggaa includes the following:
- the LOC139829898 gene encoding putative F-box protein At3g16210, with translation MTFCRRRHPTSSPAAPLEDDDLIAEILLRLPPQPSSLPRVSLTCRRWRLLVRDPGFLRRFRAHHRSRGAAPVLGFFTEEDIGIYFHPTLDPPNRIPLERFRLQITGRTENCRIVCCRDGLALLVNVHPGQVLVWDPVTGDRRSLLLPPVFRNMDKFYSGMVLRSAAAAAGDGDRFQFQVVFVRCFKGRNARAVACVYSSDTGAWGDLIQTSTPLQVLRTHDVATSGSRVGRSLYWSLHGNSSNAILEFDLDRQNLAVIPLHMEGWIMSAQGGGLGLVSVLGHTAQLWKRETDPDGVSTWRLTKTVHLNKLLPLRSGDRLDIDFADESNMLILGTVDGIGIFTVHTESMQCKKLPVEFKKIPSVFQPFSSVYTPEMGVGAEHAGAEPLHNIR